The following are encoded together in the Daphnia magna isolate NIES linkage group LG8, ASM2063170v1.1, whole genome shotgun sequence genome:
- the LOC116929556 gene encoding uncharacterized protein LOC116929556, with translation MHSDNGTNFVGAERELREAVEKMYADEALPKFLKEVSIKWTFQPARTPHFGGTHESLIQSTKKALYNALKKEGNKFRYPTEDLFRTLLYEVAGLINTRPLTYASSDPEDFRPLTPNDFLNRPPTSNTPAGSFDDASP, from the coding sequence ATGCATTCCGACAATGGAACTAACTTTGTCGGTGCTGAACGAGAGTTACGAGAAGCAGTGGAGAAGATGTATGCGGATGAAGCCCTTCCGAAGTTCCTGAAGGAAGTCAGCATAAAATGGACGTTTCAGCCAGCCCGGACCCCACATTTTGGGGGAACGCACGAGTCACTGATCCAATCCACCAAGAAGGCCCTGTACAACGCCTTAAAGAAAGAAGGGAACAAATTTCGATACCCAACAGAAGATCTATTCCGCACGTTGCTGTATGAGGTAGCCGGACTTATAAATACCCGGCCGTTGACTTACGCTAGCTCTGATCCGGAGGATTTTCGTCCGCTCACTCCGAACGATTTCCTAAATCGGCCGCCGACGTCAAATACGCCAGCTGGATCCTTCGACGATGCTTCGCCTTGA
- the LOC116929557 gene encoding uncharacterized protein LOC116929557, protein MGILRLPVMVEDGSWVLANIFIDEGSDSTLMRSAFAKALRLRGPPQFLTVDGAVGVITRYRSKRIQFRVQAADEKFLSLEGSTMKKVASPTPVTDWHKEKAQWSHLASLPLGETGGGVDILVGLDHAHLIAVIQSRVGAEKEPIASKTAFGWIVRGFVEGRIGCISPENKRALEIVQEKTKRLEVGYEVPIIWREGEPNLDSNRQMAENRFRSQLSRFRRQPEFEKDYRAAVEKYLDQGYASHVPDPASARYFLAHHGVYKGKKLRVVYDAAAAFKGKCLNDAIISGPALQPSLAAVITRFREGEIAWASDIEAMFNRFRLSSEDLRCILEDAGVPENVIQAVKERMYIDDYLGSASSVAEVVEEAVAVKNALSSSDLNLQGWISNSSDFLRAVSRTEPATDPASSHPLTGEGTERVLGIVWDPKADLLGFKVDKMLDSAFSRADLVIKVASVFDQLGTASPFIVKAKIRLRVLGLKGLGWTDLIAGDDEIWWRNWFLSLEQLNTLKMPRCLFPDRVKISMVELHAFGDASEEA, encoded by the exons ATGGGTATCCTGCGACTACCAGTGATGGTCGAAGATGGCAGTTGGGTTTTAGCCAACATTTTTATCGACGAAGGAAGCGACTCGACTCTAATGCGCAGTGCGTTTGCCAAGGCCCTGAGGCTTCGTGGGCCACCTCAGTTTCTAACCGTGGATGGAGCCGTTGGAGTAATCACGCGTTATCGTTCGAAAAGGATCCAGTTTCGGGTTCAAGCCGCAGATGAAAAGTTCCTGTCTTTGGAAGGATCCACTATGAAGAAGGTGGCTAGTCCAACACCTGTGACAGACTGGCATAAGGAGAAAGCCCAATGGTCCCACCTAGCGAGTCTTCCGCTCGGGGAGACAGGAGGAGGAGTTGACATTTTAGTTGGATTAGATCACGCTCATTTAATAGCGGTCATTCAATCAAGAGTTGGAGCGGAGAAAGAGCCCATTGCCTCCAAGACGGCGTTCGGGTGGATCGTGCGAGGTTTTGTCGAAGGTCGA ATTGGGTGTATCTCACCCGAGAACAAGCGAGCCCTCGAGATCGTCCAGGAGAAAACGAAACGATTAGAAGTTGGTTACGAGGTACCAATCATCTGGCGTGAGGGAGAGCCCAACTTAGACAGCAATCGTCAGATGGCGGAGAATAGATTTCGAAGCCAGTTGAGCCGTTTCAGACGTCAACCAGAGTTCGAGAAGGATTATCGAGCGGCCGTTGAGAAATACCTAGACCAGGGTTATGCCTCCCATGTTCCGGATCCAGCTAGCGCTCGGTACTTTCTAGCACATCACGGAGTATATAAAGGAAAGAAACTACGAGTAGTCTACGACGCCGCCGCTGCCTTCAAAGGGAAATGTCTGAATGACGCAATCATCAGTGGTCCAGCCTTGCAGCCATCATTGGCCGCAGTCATCACCCGTTTCCGTGAAGGAGAGATTGCCTGGGCCTCGGATATCGAGGCCATGTTCAACCGTTTTCGTCTTTCTAGCGAAGATC TCCGTTGCATCTTAGAAGACGCCGGAGTGCCAGAAAATGTGATCCAGGCCGTCAAGGAGAGAATGTACATCGACGACTATTTGGGTTCCGCCTCATCCGTAGCAGAAGTAGTCGAGGAAGCCGTCGCCGTCAAGAATGCATTGAGCAGCTCAGATCTCAACCTCCAAGGCTGGATTTCAAATTCCAGTGATTTCCTGCGAGCAGTATCGAGAACGGAGCCGGCAACTGATCCAGCCTCTTCTCATCCACTCACGGGTGAAGGCACAGAAAGGGTGCTCGGAATCGTCTGGGATCCAAAGGCTGATCTGCTGGGATTCAAAGTGGACAAGATGCTAGATTCCGCGTTTTCAAGAGCTGATTTGGTCATTAAAGTGGCCAGCGTCTTCGACCAGTTGGGGACTGCATCGCCTTTTATCGTCAAGGCTAAGATCCGTTTGAGAGTTCTGGGTCTCAAAGGGCTCGGATGGACGGATTTGATCGCTGGTGACGACGAAATTTGGTGGAGAAACTGGTTTCTCTCTTTAGAGCAGCTCAACACGTTGAAGATGCCACGATGTCTATTTCCCGATCGAGTTAAGATCTCCATGGTTGAGCTTCACGCTTTTGGAGACGCTTCGGAGGAAGCTTAG
- the LOC116929549 gene encoding uncharacterized protein LOC116929549, translating into MPLPVCKPKRIKRKEKNVVTRTSASKGSSSQSKAPLSVSTNENFTAVSLSVNDISSHNISSHIYGSTATPESVISLLSPDVVNVEEHHITTPVEKLPSPCLLNLPSEGQLSILIDSAMFCDKDLPNVEICSETTKNQRSLLAPDVVTLEDHHTIALAEKLLYPCLLNLPPDEGQPSVQIDSEIVSADRLLNYEMCLATSETQTCLPAPEENMEERHIDLAVEKISPPCSLNLQPDKEQQSMLYDSEMFCDDDFRSVETCSTSPESEASLLVQEDTFEVCITKMSGTHLIEIFCEEHREEMICYLAMEYAKIRHHFEQKRLNNLLLSKSKAKIKSKSKEAKNA; encoded by the exons ATGCCATTACCTGTGTGCAAACCTAAACgcataaaaagaaaggaaaagaatgtTGTTACAAGAACATCAGCGTCAAAAGGTAGTTCTTCACAATCAAAGGCACCTCTTTCCGTATCAACCAATGAAAATTTCACAGCTGTATCATTGTCTGTAAATGATATTTCATCTCATAACATTTCATCTCATATTTATGGCAGTACTGCCACACCAGAAAGTGTAATTAGTTTACTTTCACCAGACG TAGTGAATGTGGAAGAGCATCACATCACTACACCTGTAGAGAAACTCCCCTCCCCCTGCTTGCTCAACTTGCCTTCTGAAGGACAACTGAGCATTTTGATTGATTCTGCAATGTTTTGTGATAAGGATTTGCCAAATGTCGAAATCTGttcagaaacaacaaaaaatcaaagaagtTTGCTTGCACCGGATG TAGTGACCTTGGAGGATCATCACACCATTGCACTTGCAGAGAAACTGTTATACCCCTGCTTGCTTAACCTGCCTCCTGATGAAGGACAACCAAGCGTGCAGATTGACTCTGAAATAGTTAGTGCTGACAGATTGTTAAATTACGAAATGTGTTTAGCAACGTCGGAAACCCAAACGTGTTTACCTGCACCAGAAG AGAACATGGAAGAGCGTCATATAGATTTAGCTGTAGAGAAAATCTCACCTCCCTGCTCGCTCAACCTGCAACCTGATAAAGAACAACAAAGCATGTTGTATGATTCTGAAATGTTCTGTGATGACGACTTTCGTAGTGTCGAAACCTGTTCAACATCGCCGGAAAGTGAAGCCAGTTTGCTTGTACAAGAAG ACACATTTGAAGTGTGCATCACAAAAATGTCAGGCACACATTTAATAGAAATTTTTTGTGAGGAACATCGCGAAGAAATGATATGTTATTTAGCAATGGAGTACGCAAAGATTCGGCATCACTTTGAACAAAAGCGATTAAACAACCTTCTATTGTCAAAGTCTAAGGCTAAAATAAAATCGAAGTCAAAGGAAGCCAAAAATGCATAA